CGGCCCCACCCGTGATATGTTAGAAACCGCCCAGCGCTGGCGAACCTCCCCTTTCTTTCCAGATTTAGAATTTATCAGTGCTGAAGAGTATTTACAGCAGATTAAAGATGGAGGAGATGAGGAAGTAGGGGGAGTAGGGGGAGAATTATTAAACCTGCGGGAAACAAAAGCCTTATCTCCCTCATCCCCCTCATCTCCCTCATCTTCCCCCACTCCCCACTCCCCACTCCCCACTCCCCAATTCCCCACCTGGGATGACGAACTATACTTAGAGTTCCATCGCGGCTGCTACACTACTCACGCAGACCAGAAACGCTGGAATCGGTATTCTGAAAATTTACTCTATCAAGCGGAACTATTTGCTACCTTAGCGACTGTGATTTGTGGCGTGAGATATCCCCAAGCCGAAATCGAAACAGCATGGAAGCAAGTATTGTTTCACCAGTTCCACGATATTTTACCCGGTTCTTCTATTACCCAAGTATATACAGATGCCTTGAGCGAATGGCAGCGAGTAGAACAAACGGGAACCAAGATATTAGAAGAATCATTAGGAGCGATCGCATCTCACTTTACCCTACCAGAGCCACCGCAAGCTGATAGTTTACCAATTTTCGTTTTCAATTCCCTCAACTGGCAACGCTCCGAAGTAGTATCAGTCACCCTACCCCCATCACTAGCCAAGCAACAGTGGCAAGTTTACGATACAAACGGTGAACAAGTCATTTCCCAGTTAACTGAACCATCAACCCTACTATTTCACGCCCAAGAAATCCCATCCGTAGGTTATCGCCTCTTTTGGCTTTCCCCCACATCCCTGGTTGGTGAGCGTAGTCGTTCGCGGAGCGTCTCGCAGAGAACCACATCTCCCCCATCCCCAGACTACATTCTCGAAAACGAACACCTCCGAGTTAGTGTAGACCCCGATACTGGAGATTTATCAAGTATCTATGACAAAACTCATCAACGAGAAATATTATCTAGTGCAGGAAATCAACTACAAGGCTTTAAAGATAGTGGTCAATATTGGGATGCTTGGAACATCGACCCCAACTATAGCCAGCATCCCTTACCAGCAACCCACCTCAAATCAATCCAATGGTTAGAACAAGGCCCAGTGCAAAGTCGCCTGCGGGTAGTGCGTCAATTGGGTGAGTCAGAATTTTCTCAAGACTATATCTTGCAAGTCGGTTCACCCTTGTTAAAAATCGCCTCTACCGTCAACTGGCAAGAAAATCACGTTTTAGTCAAAGCAGCCTTTCCTCTTAACATTACAGCCGACTTCGCCACCTATGAAATTCCTTGTGGGGCAATTTGTCGCCCAACCCAACCCCAAACCCCAGAAGAAAAAGCCAAATGGGAAGTCCCCGCTTTACGCTGGGCTGATTTAACCCAAGAGAAAGATAAGGGTATTTACGGTATTAGCTTACTAAATGATTGTAAATATGGTTACGACAGCCAACCCCAACAACTCAGGCTGACATTACTCCGTAGCCCCTCCTGGCCTGACCCAGAAGCCGACCGAGGGATACACCAATTTACCTATGCTGTGTATCCTCACGCCAACAGTTGGGAATCAGCCAATACAGTACAAAAGGGATATGAATTAAACATCCCTTTACAAGTAAAACTAAATCCAGCTTCCCCACCCCCAACTCCCAACTCCCCACTCCCTCAAAAAGACAGAGTGAGTTTTTTAAACCTACCAGCCGAAAACCTAGTGTTAATGGCATTAAAGCCATCCGAAGATGACCCGCAACAATTAATTCTCCGATGTTACGAATCGCACGGTGTCACAGCAGAATTATCCTTACACAGTGACTTACACCTTACCTTAAGTGAGCCAGTAGATTTATTAGAACGCCCCACTATCGGATTCTCATCTGAGCAACAAAACTCCACAATTCCACCGTGGAAAATCGCCACTTATAGAGTTTTGTGGGAGTAGGTAAGTTAGTAAACAGTTATCAGTGAACAGTGAACACAATCTGATAACTGTCAACTGTCAACTGTCAACTGCTCTCTAGTCCTCATGATCCTCAAAAGGATCAGCCAACTCCCTGCTTGGAGGGCCAAAAGAGGTGTAAATTCCATAGCCAGTAATGCCAACGACAATGGCTGCTACAGAAATGATAAGAACTATTGCGGGTTCCATAAGTGAGTTATTGATGATGAATGTTATTCTTATAGAATATTACAGAAGATTAAAAAAAGCTTTGGCAACTAATCTTAGGTGAACTATGGCACAACGCACTAGGTTGGGAGATATCCTGCGACCTTTAAATTCCGAATATGGTAAAGTGGCTCCAGGTTGGGGAACTACCCCTTTAATGGCCGTCTTTATGGGACTGTTTTTCGTGTTCCTGCTAATTATTCTGCAACTTTACAACAAATCAATCTTGATTCAAGATGTAAGAGTTGGTTGGTAGCTATTGATACACAATAACTAAGCTGACTAATTAGCGAAATTTTACCCGGTCTATCCGGGTTTTTTTATTCATTGGTCATTAGTCAACAGTCAAACAATTTTAGATTTTGGATTGACGATTTTGGATTGACTGCACCCACAAGGGGATGCAGCTTGGAGATTTTGGATTGACGAAGCAGCGCGATTTGTTCCGCCACGCCACTTCTCTCAAGTCGGGAAACCCGCCCACGAGAGTGGCTCCACCAGGGGCTGGGCTTGAACCAAAAATAATCCAAAATCCAAAATTTAAAATCTAAAATTAGTACGGTCAACAGTTATCAAGACTTGCTATTTTGATAACTGATAACTGATCTATTTGTGGTTATCCTACTCAAAACGTTAATCTTGAGTAGGATAAAAAATTTAATCTCATACCCAGTTCCCATAAACTAGACAGGAGAAGCCGTGTGAATATATTTGGTATCGGTCTGCCGGAAATGGCTGTAATTATGGTAGTGGCATTACTCATCTTTGGGCCAAAGAAACTGCCAGAAATTGGTCGGAGTGTGGGAAAAGCCATTCGTGGTTTTCAAGAAGCTTCTAATGAGTTTCAAAGTGAGTTTAAGCGCGAAGCAGAGCAAATAGAACAAGTTGTGAAAACTACTGCTGAACTTGAACCCAAGCAAATTGAAGCAGTTAAATCGGAACAAGATAGTGCTGGTTCCTCCCCTGCTACCTAAGAAAGTGCAGTGAGTGGTTGATTGTAAATAAGATAGATGACAGAACCTGTAACAAAACCAGTTTTGGTGATTCCCCAGCTAATTGTCGGCTTGGGGAACCCAGAACCTAAATATGACCAAACACGCCATAATATTGGCTTTGCGGCTGTGGATGCGCTGGCTCGTGCTTGGCAGATTCCTTTGGCAGAAAATCGCAAATTTCAGGGAGAATACGGTGAAGGTATCGCCTCTGGAGGTGTAAAAGTTCGCCTATTAAAACCATTAACTTATATGAATCGTTCGGGACAGTCAATACAAGCAGTGACAAACTGGTATAAAGTGCCGAGCGAGTCTGTATTAATAATTTATGATGATTTGGATTTACCTTTAGGTAAAACTCGCCTGCGCTTGTCTGGTTCGGCTGGGGGACACAATGGGATGAAAAGTGCGATCGCTCATCTTAGCACGCAAAATTTCCCCCGCTTACGCATCGGTATAGGTAAACCTAAAAACGCGGCGAATGCCGATAACTCAGACACTGTTGCTCATGTGTTAGGAAAATTTTCTGCCAGCGAAACTCAACTTATGTCCCTTGTCTTACAGTTTGTTGTTGAATGTGTAGAACTAACTCTTAAACAAGGGGTAGAAAAAGCGATGAATCGTTGTAATAGTTATACTGGCGAAATACCTAAATCTTAGAGTGACAGTTGACAGTTGACAGTTGTTTTTTCTCCCCATCTCCCCCATTCCCTACTTTCAAGTCAGGAGGCAAAAGGGAGAACTCTTAAATTTTGTAGCTTGTTTCCCGTAGGGTATTTTGAATTTTGAATTTTGAATTTTGAATTTTGAATTTTGAATTGATATACACACACCCCTATCAGGGGTGCGGCACATCTTGCTTTAATATTGTCAAAATCGTGGCAACTTAATTGTTGCTTGTTTTAGGTCATGTCCTCAAGCAACGCCGCCTACATAAACCACCTAGATTTATTTAAAACGGCGCTTGCGTCTTGCAGCCACTGCCTTACGTTTACGTTTTTCTAACGGTGTTTCAAAATGTCGATGGTACTTTACATCAGCTAAAATTCCAGCTTTAGAAACTTGGCGCTTGAACCGACGTAGCGCTGAATCTATACCTTCGTTTTCTCCTAATACCACTTGGGTCATTCGTTTTCCTCATTGATCAATAGTCTCCATTGTAATAGTAGCCTCAAACTTAGCCAAACTTATTGGTCATTAGTCATTAGTCATTAGTCCATAGTCCATAGTTAGTTTTCCTCATCTCTCTTCACTCGCATTGAGTAGACTGTGCATCTTTACAACTGAACCAATAACAGCGATCGCCGGGGCTTCAAATCCTGTCTTTTCCACTAGTTTTACGATTGTTCCTAACTCGCCAATCAGTTCTTCTTGTTCGGGACGTGTACCCCAACGTATTAAAGCAATCGGAGTTTCTAAACTTATTCCTGCTTGATTTAACTGTTCCACAATATAAGCTAGGTTATGGATGCCCATGTATATGACGATGGTTTCTGCACCGTGGGCGATCGCTTGCCAATTTACCTTCGGTCTATACTTACCAGCAGCCTCATGACCAGTAACAAAAATTACAGATGAGCTATATAAACGATGGGTTAGGGGAATCCCAGCATAAGCTGGCGCAGCAATTCCCGAAGTAATACCTGGCACAACCTCCACTGAAATACCAGCCGCTATCAAGTCAGCCATTTCTTCCCCACCCCGGCCAAAAATAAAGGGATCGCCGCCTTTGAGCCGGACTACAATGGCATGATGTTGAGCTTTTTCGATTAATAATTGGGTTGTTTCATCCTGCAATAATGAATGTCGCCCCATCCGCTTACCAGCGTTAATTTGCTCGGCTTGGGGATTTATCATGGCTAAAATTGCTGGACTAACTAAAGCATCATAGATGACTACATCGGCACATTCTAATATGCCTTTACCCTTAACAGTCATCAGCCCAGGATCACCAGGCCCCGCACCTACTAAATAAACCTTGCCTAAATCTTGTTTCCCCTCGTTGTCTGTGCGGTTCATGCGTAAATTAAATCCCCAATTAAATCGGCTAATTCTCCACTAACTCCTAGAGGTGCGGCTAAGTATAAACTCACCCCAGGAAATTGTAATTTTAGCTCGTTAACAGCTTGGGCGATCGCATCAGTTATGCCACCAGAGAATAAAAAGTATGGCAAAATCGCAATTTCTCGATGACCAGCAGCAATTAATTCTTTAACTCTTGATCCTAAACTAGGTGCTACAGACCAATAAGCAGCAACAGCACCTATATTTGCTGCCATTGTTTCTACTGGCTGCTGAGAACCTGGGCGAAGGCTACCATGTGATAACAATATCCAAGCTTCTACTTTGATAGTAGCAATTTGCTTTTGGAGAAATGTCTGTAAACCTGGATGAATACCCAAGTATGGTTGTAATTCAATCAGGATATCTTGACTTAGCGCCTGTTGTGCCTGTGCTACTTCACCGGGAATATCTGTCATCACATGAACACCAGGAAGTAGAAACAAGGGTACAATTTTCAATTGATGACACCCAAAAGCTACAGCCGTTTGAGCAAAATTTTTAATCTGTTCATGCAACGGTTCAGGAGCCAATTCTAAATATCCTGTCCCCACAAGCTTTTCTGGAAGATGTAGTTTTTCCGCCACTAATATAGCTAATTGCTGCATAGCAACTTCAGGACGCGGATCTCGGCTACCGTGGGATACCAATAAATAAGCAGATGACATGAGTAATAAGTTCTTCGTAGCTATTTTTACTATGCTACAGAAGATTTCAGGACAATTGATAAATTAAAATATGATTATTCAAAAGGCAATTTAGATGACATCTGAAAGGTCGAAAAAAACTAAACTACCACGAACATTTAGTGTTCAAATACAAATCACTACACCAAAGCTTGTGGTCATACCAATTCCTAGTAAAGAACTTGGCTTTGTGAGCATGGTGGAATTTGTAATAATTATAAAAAACAATACATCTTTCTCTTTACCCTTTTCCTTTTGGGGCTGCTTAATTCCCGAAATTACTGCACCAAATGGGCAAGATATTAAACCAAAGGAAGCAATAAATACTTATGATAACGAAAGTCAATTTTTCTTGGGAGTAGGTGATTCAGGAGGGCTTGCTTTACAAGCTCAACTTTATTGGCAAAGTAATTACTTAACATTTAAAATCACACACAATACTAAATATTGGCAACCTTCTAATTTCATTGAGTACTCTTGGACTTTTGAACAAATGGAATTAGGAAAGTACCAATTACGGTGGATTTATCAGCCAATTTCCCACAAAATACTATGCACTAATCCTGATGTTGAACAATCAAATGAATTACTGGAAGCTCACACAGTAGAAACGCCTAACTTAAATTTGTATCTAGTTCAACCTTCAGAGAAATATAATGCAGTCGAGATAGATGGTATTTGTATGAGAACTTTAGCACAGCAGATATTAACTGTGCCGTCAAGAGAATCTATATTCAAAGAATCAATCAAACTGGCTGGTATTCGCATTAGTAACAACACTGCCAAACATTTACATTTCAGCTTTTATAATACTTTGTTTCCAGAAATTATAGATGCTAATGGTTATCCCGTGGAACAAAGCTATGCTAGTGATTGGATTAGTCAACCAAACACATCCGACTTTATTTTGGCTAATCCTGGAAGACACTTAACATTTTTTCCCGGCGGCTCCATAAGTTGGGATTATAATGAAAGACTAACATTACACATAGAAGATTGCATGGGAGGAACTTATTTCTTTTGGCTTCCAAGGTTAGGTAATTTTAGAATTAGATTTAATTACATCAACCATAGAAACTTAGCCAGTGTTTATGATGAGAAAACTGGAAAGAAGAAGCAAATAGAAAATATTTGGACAGGAACAGTAGTCACTCCTTTCGTAGAGTTCAAGCTCAGAGAAAAATGAATTTACTATACTTCTGTGTCAACGCTTTCTCATTGTTCTTGTGCTGTATAAGTGTAAAAGTTATTAAATGCTCCTACGGTTTCAAACTTGTACGAGGGTATGAGATCGCTGATTTTTAATTCAGTACGATAGATGCTGAACAGGAAAAAATCTTGCCGTTCAGTAGTAGCTGAGAGGAGTTGACGCATTTGTGGGTTAGCAGAATCTACAATTTTGTCGCAGTTGTAGTTGATCAACCGTTCTAAGAATCTCGTTGTTTTATTGCAGACATCACTTTTTAAGTAACCTGTCAGCCGTTGCACAGCGTAATCCTCATATTCAGCCTGATTGGGATTAGTTTTCGCCATTGCTACTCCCAACACAGCCGCTAATCCTAATGCTCCTATAGATGCCATGACAGTCAAGGATTTCATACTTCTTAACTCTTATCCACTAAATCAATTTGCATTGCCAAGACTATAAATCAGTAAAATTCATTCTTAGCGACAAAAAATTCTAGACCACTTCACAAAAAAGGTGCTATAATCAAAAATGTCTATGGCGGGCGTAGCCAAGTGGTTAAGGCAGTGGATTGTGGTTCCACCATTCGGGGGTTCAAGTCCCCTCGTTCGCCCTCATTATCGAATAAAACTAACATTAACAGCACAGGATAAATCAACCTGGGGTCATTATTATCCTAGCTGTTTAAGCGGTGCTTTGATGATAATGTCTGCAAATTGTGTTGATTAACTAGGTATTAGTTAATTCAGAGACGATGATTGTGTGATGCTTTTCCTTTTATCGGTAATGACGAGAAGCCCAAAACTCCTATCTTTTAAGTAGGAGTTTTAGTCCTTTACGAAGTGTTCCCGTTCGCTGTAGTGTTGCGTAGCAAAGGGTACGGCAATTTTAATTGCCGAGTCACATAGATTAGGACATTTTCAAAGACTGAATGCTAGGAATAATAGAGCTTTCTCTTTTGCCTTCTGCTATAACAAAGCATGATTTGACAAAGGTTTTTGAGAAAAAAGTAGGGGTGAACAGATGTACGCCCCTACAGATAATGAATGTGTTGTAAAGATTTTTTGAGTTGGTATTAGTTAGAAGAGGTAGAACCAGGTTTAAGTCTTTCTCGCCAAGAAGGTGTGGCTGTAGAAGAACTCGAAGAACTTGAGGAGCCAGAACTATTACTATCTGAGGATGAAGCCCGTCTCGACCGAAGAGGAGATGGAGAATCTGAGTCTACACTTGATCTCAATCGCCGTCTTCTGCGGGGAGTTGCTTCTTCACTCACAGTAGGGGCTGCTTCTTCGCTACGATAGCGTCGTCTTCTTGGTCTATCTTCAGATGATGAGCTATCTTCTGTTTGCTGGTAAGAGCGTCTTCTGCGTCTTGGAGTTGAGTCGTTATCATCTGTTGAGTCGTCGTCATTTGATTCTAGAGAACCGTTAACGATTTTTCCTGGCTTAATGGGTTTGGCTTTAATAGTACCTTTACGCCCTTCAAGCTTGGGTCTTTGGGGGAACTTTTCTACTGGCATTCCCTCAACCGCTTTTTCCATGAACTCATGCCAAGTATAAGCAGCGCTACCGCTACTACCATCAGTAGGACGATTATCATCATTACCTAACCAAACTCCCGCCACTACTTGGGGAATATAACCAATAAACCACAAATCGCGGGCTTCGTCAGATGTACCTGTCTTACCCGCTACAGGGCGATTATCTAATTGGGCTGCTGCACCAGTCCCGTTTTCAACTACGTTACGCAACATCCATGTCATAATGGCGGCGCTATCAGCATCTAGGGCGCGTTTAGAGTTAAATTTGGCTGACCAAATGACTTTTCCATTACGGTTGAGGATGCGGCGGATGCCGTGAGGTTCTGTGTGTAAACCTTTAGTAGCAAAGCTACCGTAGGCACTGGTTAGTTCTAATAAATTGACTTCATTTGAGCCAAGAGCTAAGGAATAATGAGGGTTGAGTTTCGACTTAATCCCCATATCTTGGGCTAGTTTAATTGTTGGCTCAAATCCCACGTCTAACAATACCTTGAGCGCGACCACATTCACCGAACGGGTAAGGGCATCGCGCATGGTCATTGTACCCCGGAAGTTTTCATGGTAGTTTTTGGGTTCGTAGCCATCAACTACAAAGGGGGCATCTATATATGTATCGTAGGGGCTTTTACCTGTGGCGATCGCCGTTGCGTAAACAAATCCCTTAAATGTTGAACCGGGCTGGCGTTGTGCTTGGGTAACGCGGTTAAACTGGTTTTTACCAAAGTCTTTACCCCCTACCATTGCCTTAATTTCACCGTTACGTGGGTCTATAGCCACTAAAGCTGCTTCTTTAAAGTTTTGCCAGCTTCCCTCATTTTTTACGGTTTTGGTGACTGCTGCTTCTGCGGCTTTTTGCCAAGTTGGGTTGAGGCTAGTTTCTACAGTTAAGCCACCAGTTGCTAACACCTGGGGCGAAACATACTTAGGTAATTCTTTTTGAATATAACTGCTAAAGTAGGGCGATTCTACTTGTAGTCGTTTGGGCAAACTGGTTTTTAAGGTGAGTGGTTCTTGAATGGCAGCTTGCCTTTGGGCTGGGGTAATAAAACCCTCTTTTTCCATCCTTAGTAACACCAAGTTACGCCTTTGTTTGGCAGCTTGCGGATTTTTGTCTGGGGAGTACAGGCTAGGCGCGGGTGGTAAACCAGCAATTGTTGCCGCTTCTGAAAGTGTAAGCTGGTCTACTGGTTTACTGAAATAAACCCAGGCTGCATCCGCTACACCGTAAGCCCCACCACCCAAGTAGACCAAATTCAAATAACGCTCTAATATTTGGTCTTTGGATAATTCTTTTTCTATTTTCTGGGCAAGACGGGCTTCCTTGAGTTTGCGCCAAACTGTTCGCTCTTGTTTAAGGAAAAGAATCCGCGCTAATTGTTGAGTGATGGTGCTACCACCTTCTACCACATTTTGCGATCGCAAATTATTTACTACTGCTCTGACAATCCCTTGGGGATCAATCCCATCATGCTCCGCAAATCTGCTATCTTCAGAAGCGATAAAAGCTTTTTTTAAATTATCGGGGATCTGCTGTAGTTTTAGTTGTTCTCTAGTTGCTTCTCCCTGCTGTAGTAAAATACTACCATCGGCAGCTTTGATAGTTATTGTTTGCTCCCGCACACTTGTTTGTAGTTGGGATTTATCAGGTAAACTACTATCTATTTTTCCTAAAAAATAGTTAAAGGCAACGATCCCGCCACCTACACTTAACCCAGCCCAGAACCACAAACGTCGATAAATTGGCTTTTCCCGACTGGTGAATCTATTAACTATCCCAGACGTTACACCACCTATGCGGTTGATTAATTTCTTGGGTCTTACCACTTGGGTTTGTGGTAAGCCATCGGTCGTTGATTCTTCTTGCTCGTAACGATTTGTAGGCGGCAAGCGCAGTTCCCCCTTGTCAGAGTCACTCAATTTTAATGATTTATTGCTTGAACCAGGAGGTTAAGTTTCTCTACAATAGTTCTTCGCAAAAGATTTTGCACTAGCCCTTAAGAAATAACTTAGGGTTTTGTACAATGAGTTTGTGATAGTATAGTATCCCATAAAATAGTCATCACAATTCATCACTACATAAAATAAAAATTTCCTCAGTTTATCTACAGAGATTATTTAAAATAAAAACGTAATTTATTTAATTAATATTCTCAATACAAAAATCTGATAAAATTGAATATATAATACTTGCGGCAGATATTTAACAGATGTTTTGTAGAGCAGATTGACTATTGATAATAACAATATCCTTAGAAAACAAAGTGCGAAATTTACAAAAGGGATGCAGGCAGGTGTGATGCGCTATGCTTGTTCTTGTGTGCGTAACCCTGTGCGAGCAGCGATCGCACTTGGTAGTAATCTGGGTGATTCTTTATCAATATTAGAAGCGGCAACAGCAGAATTAGCAGCTATTCCCGACATTCAGCTACAAGCAAAATCGAGTTGGTACATTACCAAAGCAGTAGGGCCTCCACAACCAGATTATTTAAACGGCTGCATCATCCTCAAGGTAGGTATTGATGCCCAAGAGTTGTTAAAAACTTTACTGGCGATAGAACAAAAATTTGGGCGAGTGCGGCAGGAAAGATGGGGGCCGCGATCGCTAGACTTGGATTTGTTATTGTATGATGACTTAATTATTGATACACCAAATCTCCAAATACCCCATCCGCGAATGCAAGAGCGAGCCTTTGTATTAGTACCTTTAGCAGAGATTGCTCCTGATTGGGTAGAACCAATTTCCGGATTTGTAATTAGAGACTTGGTAAAAAAGGTAGACTGTTCTGATGTACATTTGTTAAAGGGCAGTTAAAACTATTACCCAGAGCAGAAAACGCTGATAGAACAAAAAATTCCAGTGTTTATCTGTGCTACTTAAGACAAAACAATCTTAACTATGCCATTAGGTAGAGAATTACCACAGCTATTAAAGCAACGCCTGTTCTATAAAGGACGCAAGTTTGATTTTGAAGTAAATCGGCTGCGTTTACCCAACAAATCCGAGGGAGAATGGGAGTGCATTCGCCACCCCGGAGGCGCTTTAGCTGTGCCTGTAACACCAGAAGGTAAACTTGTACTTGTTCGCCAATATCGTTTTGCTGTACAAGGGCGGATATTAGAATTTCCTGCAGGAACTTTAGAACCAACAGAAGAACCATTAGAGACAATAAAGCGCGAAATAGAAGAAGAAACAGGTTATAGTGCGCAAAAGTGGGATAAATTAGGCGAATTTTTCCTGGCTCCCGGCTATTCCGATGAAATTATCTATGCTTTCCTGGCGCGAGATTTAGAAAAGCTAGACACACCACCAAAACAAGATGAAGACGAAGATATTGAGACGGTGCTGTTAACCCCCGAAGAACTGGAAAGAGCCATTCTACAAGGAGAACCGATAGATGCTAAATCAATCACCAGCTTTTTCTTAGCAAGGCCATTTTTGGTTTAGTATTAGTTCATAATCCATAGTTAACAGTCAATGACTACTGAAAAAACTCCAACCCTTCGTGGTTGGAGTTTTTTTATGAATTTTGGTGGGTTTTGCGTAAGACCTTCAGCATCAGC
Above is a genomic segment from Nostoc sp. MS1 containing:
- a CDS encoding NUDIX hydrolase — protein: MPLGRELPQLLKQRLFYKGRKFDFEVNRLRLPNKSEGEWECIRHPGGALAVPVTPEGKLVLVRQYRFAVQGRILEFPAGTLEPTEEPLETIKREIEEETGYSAQKWDKLGEFFLAPGYSDEIIYAFLARDLEKLDTPPKQDEDEDIETVLLTPEELERAILQGEPIDAKSITSFFLARPFLV
- the folK gene encoding 2-amino-4-hydroxy-6-hydroxymethyldihydropteridine diphosphokinase; translation: MRYACSCVRNPVRAAIALGSNLGDSLSILEAATAELAAIPDIQLQAKSSWYITKAVGPPQPDYLNGCIILKVGIDAQELLKTLLAIEQKFGRVRQERWGPRSLDLDLLLYDDLIIDTPNLQIPHPRMQERAFVLVPLAEIAPDWVEPISGFVIRDLVKKVDCSDVHLLKGS